The Spirosoma sp. SC4-14 DNA window AAAGCCGACATGCTCAACACTTCACGGCTACCCGCATAAGCTGGGTTTAAAGCCATCATGTTGAACATATATTGAGAGAACATTTTGTCCTGCTGAGCCCATACAGAACAATCAAGGCTAAAAAGCAGTATGAATAAGGCTGCCCATTTTTTCGCTAAAAACGAGTTCGACATCATTGTTACGGTTAATAATCACAGGTCAAGCACCCACTTATCATTCACTCCTCTCCCGACCAATCATTACTCAATAATTGATTGTCAGCGATCGCTGTAATGTACGCCCATCGCTTAGCCGAATGCTATAGAAATAGGTTCCTGCCGGTACTGTACCGCCACTAGCTTTTCCATCCCAATCGTTCTGATAGTTTTCACTTGTATAGACAACACTACCGCTCATATTATAAACGGTAACACTCGCTTTCAAGGCGCCGAGGTTGTATAACACAAAGCGATCATTTACGCCATCTCCATCGGGAGAGAAGCCTTCCGGAACCATCAATTCACCATTATTAGCGATTCCCTGTCCGCCACAGATGGCCCCAAACGAGTTAATTTCCAGGTTCTGAAATAAGCCCCCCGCTTTGGTAACATAAGCATCCACTGTGCCAGAACCAGCATTAATGACAACTTCACTCAAGCCCGTCACGGGGAATTCGGTATCGGTATGCCAGCGCAGGCCAAAGCAATTGTTGGTAACGAGCGATGTATTGATAATATCGAATTGGAGGCACGAGACGGTAATCCAGTCAGTACCAACGAGTTTAGCACCGGTTCCCGAGCCGCCATAGGTTGTATTGAGCGAAACGGTTCCGATGGTTGGGCCTTCGGTTGTGCCATTGAGGTTTTGTGGATTATAGCGTGTATCGCTGGCGGGCGACACGCTGGCGAAGTTTTCCTGGCTAACGATTTGCGGGTGAGTAATGACCCTGGAATCGTAATCGAACCGATAGTTAGCATCGCCCATCAGGAACGTGCTGTCGGGATGACTGGCCTTAACATCTAAGCGAATTACTACTTTCCCGGTTGAGCAGTCGAGCGATTTCACTGAAAAACGGACAGAGAAACGGCCTTTCTGAGCAAAGGAGCTAGTAACAGCAGTCAAAACCAGAAGAAGTAGGAAGTAAAACCTTTGTTTCATAGTGTAGCCATCATTATGTATACTGAAATGCAACGGTGGTTCATAGTGTATAAAAACGAGCCAGCAGCGCAGCTCTCTGGATCTGGTAATGATTATTGCTTAGACGGAAGGCATGGCACAAAGTCAGGATTATCTTTTTTTCGGTTCCTGACCAGTTCATGTGCCTACCTGTTCGATGTTAACAATTAGCTCCCGGTGAGTTGGCTGCAAACACAGGAATGCCAGCAATCAGACCTTCTCCATTCTGAACAATTAGGTGCAATTCTTCGACCACAGTCGTAGTAGACAGTTTGAAAATGAACGAATTCGATTTTTAGCTTATAGAACTAGCTTCTACAGGACAGGAAATTGAGTTTTCGACCAACTTTTGGGTTGTACGCAGGATAAATATTCAAATAAGTAATCAATTACAGCAATTACTCAACGAACACAAGGAATCAGCCAATGAAATATATAGTTAGCTCAATGTATAGTAAAATACTTCACTAGTGCTCTGCTGCTATTGGTGCGGTTATTGTATCTGCTTTTGAGGCCGGAAACTACAAATCCCTATTTAGTATATTAAATCAGTCAAATAAGCATATTATTAGTTAATTTTACGCCAATTTATAGTTCACCAAATGAGTAGACTATGTTTGAATAGTTTATTTACTGGTACCGAATTCAGGCGCATGCAACCGGGCGATTGGCTGCTATTGCCCCTCGAAACCAACATCTTTACGCCTACTACCCCAATTGAAAAACCCGGTTGTGCTTTGAGCCGTCCCACCCGCAGCCGTTGCAGTTTTTACTTACTCATTCCCTACCGGTGGTAACCTGATTATTGGCCCCAGACCGTGTGCAGGCACAGCGCAGACAAGCAACCGTTTCTGCCGGGCGCGCCCCTGACCGGCTAACTGAATTTATATCGCATCTAACCAGATTATGGGGTGTATGAGAACAGACCGGGAACACGTTGTTAACGAGCGGTCGGCACTGTTGAAGACAACGGCCAGCAATCGGGAAAGTGTAATGAAGCTGTTACCGTACTGGCAGGCATCAGGCGTCTCGTTTCCGGCCCGATTGGCTTAACTAGCTCATCATCAGCAATATGCATTTTGTAACCTTTGACTACTCATAGGTAAATACTAAAGTGGCGTATCTGCCTGCCAGCAAAAAACCCTTCCCTATTCGTTCCAGTTGGCGCAACCAAAAGCCGGTATACAGTTTATCGT harbors:
- a CDS encoding gliding motility-associated C-terminal domain-containing protein; this encodes MTAVTSSFAQKGRFSVRFSVKSLDCSTGKVVIRLDVKASHPDSTFLMGDANYRFDYDSRVITHPQIVSQENFASVSPASDTRYNPQNLNGTTEGPTIGTVSLNTTYGGSGTGAKLVGTDWITVSCLQFDIINTSLVTNNCFGLRWHTDTEFPVTGLSEVVINAGSGTVDAYVTKAGGLFQNLEINSFGAICGGQGIANNGELMVPEGFSPDGDGVNDRFVLYNLGALKASVTVYNMSGSVVYTSENYQNDWDGKASGGTVPAGTYFYSIRLSDGRTLQRSLTINY